The DNA sequence AAtcacagcaaaaataaaaaaagaaaaaaaaaaagaaaaaactgattAAGTAGAATAAGACCACAGTACCAAAGCCACTTATGTTCAAGATACAGTACTCTCCCACAACTTTCATATGTAACAGGTtcagcaaaaatattttacagttgagaaattaaactgaaaacaaacctcaaaactataaataaaagcaaaatttcaCATTACATGTACATTCATAGTTTAAGAGATGAATAATAAGAGGCCGTAACAAGTATATCCTGATTTTCCTTAAAGAGGAAGTacttatataaaaaaaaaaaattcaatccCATATTATTTATGTAGGTAGTGCTCAGTTTTTGGACCAGAGGGGGAAAGGCATTGGGAAGGTTTTTCTTCATAAGATGCAATACAGTATTTTAAGcacaacttttaaaaataatctaaatCAGTGCTTCAAATTCATTTCAAAACACACGCTTAAGTTTCACCAAACAACTCCAGGAGTGTCAAGAAAGCTGGTGAAGCAATGCTAATGCAGCAGAAGGACATTCACACCCCTcagatattattattattattatatttcagTCCCATGTACATGTACCTTGAATGGGTAATTTGACTGGAAGGGAACAAAGTGATATCCACCGACATGCACAGACCAAATGATGATCTAATAGGCAAGAAACTGAATCATCTGGAGTAAAACTGGCTATAGTTACAGGCAGCCTCAGTTtacaaacaaactaaaaaaaaaaaaataaaattacccCCAACAGCTTCCCCTGAAAAGGTGGGACCTGGGGAAGAAGTCAGGCCACGCTTTTCCTCCAGCGGTTCAACTTCGTGCTGCCTCTTGGGAACACCAGCAATTGCACACAATTTGGCTCAGAGGGAATTGCCAacttcataaaaataaattaaaataaaaaaaacaatttCATGCTGCTGGTTTTAGCACGGCAGCAAACTTTTTGGGCAAGACAGCAGGGCGTCTCCTAATGCACAAGGCATGAGTTACTTTGAACTAGGAAACCCCAGAAACCTGGTACCAGGAGGGGTATTTGGCCACTTTGCAGCTGCTGTTCCCTCCAAGGGTGATGGGATCAGCCTCAGGATGTCGATATGGGAATGAAAATATTCACATATTATACACTCTTTTTGTATGTCCTAGCGTGCATCCTTCAACATTTCGGGAGTTAACAGGCTGCAGACAGAAAGTGTTTTTCCATCCACAATTTTATGCTCAAAAGCAGCTTTTCAGCAGGTCAGCTCAGTGAGGAGGatgggtgggaagggaaaattTAAGTCAAGTCCCAAGGCAAAAACTTCTCATTTAGATTTTAGGACCAACTGCAGAACAGTATTAATGGaataaagagaataaaaaatgaCCAGTACCAAAGATGCAGCCAGGAATCCTCAACCCCTTCAAAATTTGGGCCAATTCAATGTCTTATCTAGCTCTATAAAATAAAAGTACATCTGCCCACTCTGCAATGTGCGGACAGGTTTCTCTACaccaaaatgtatttaaatCATAGCTCATCTCTTCAGATGTTCCTCTGCAACACAAAGAGGGCATTTGGGGAACTTAATGGAAGCCAAATTTTTCTCCAGAATGTGCTGATAatctttttcaaaaaaaaaaaaaggttaaaaaaaaaggaaaagaaaacccaaaccaacaaaaccctgACCACAAAGCAAGTACGTCCAGTGAGAAAACTGATGCTAAATCATTGCAGAATTACTTAAGATCATTTCACATTAATAATGTAACATGGGTGCACAAGAGAAGACCTAAAGGACCGTGCTGGGGAAAGGGGGGGAGATGGAGGGGTGGAAGGATTGCATTAAAAGGCCTCTGGAGTGTATACCGCTGCATCTTTTAAAGATCATATACCTGAAGTGAATatcaccaaaataaaataaagggaggagaaaaacaaaattaaaattcagacgctgccttttcttttttcctgttttgtttcaAAAGAGTTGGAGGGGGGTTGTagatataaaaaaaaacaaccaaaaaaaaaaccaaaaaaaaaaaccaacaaatgaaacaaaacacaagTCACACATCTCAAACAACCAAGGACTTTACAAGGCCACAATGAAATTTGCGGATGTGTCTGTAGAGATCCCCGGACTGCGTGAAGCGTCTCTCGCACCACTTGCACCCGTGGGGTTTCTCCCTGGTGTGCACCACCGCGTGCCGGCTGAGGTTGTGGGAATACTGGAAGCTCTTCCCGCACTGGCCGCAGGTGTAGGGCTTCTCCCCCGAGTGAGTCCTCTCGTGCCTCTTGAGCGTGTACATGCAGGAGAAAGTCTTTCCGCAGAGGGTGCAAGTGGGCACCGACCCGTCGGGGGACAGGCGGGTCCGCGAGCCGTCCTTGTCGCGGAAGTGAGAGCTCAGGTGCAGCTGGAGGATGTGCGGGCTCGGGAACACCTTGCTACAGAGGGGACAAATGCAGATATGCCCAGGAGGCACCAGGACACCCGAGGAGATGTCCGACGAATCCATGTCGTCCTCGCTCTCGTCTCGCTCTTGATCTATGTCCTCCTCTCGGGCATGAGAGCTGCCATTCCCCGCGAACATGTGTCCTAACCCTGTCACTAGGCTTTTGGCTGAATTCCCAAAATGCTGACTCTCTGGACTCCTGGCTTCGCTGTCCTCCTGATCTGACAGCAAGTCTTGTTCATCTTTAACAAGTGGCTCGGtaccctgctgctggctgtcgGAAGCCAGCTGTCCAAAGACATAGGAGGGGTGTAAGGAATCTCTCCCCGGCACGGGCTTGAAAGACAAATCCAGCGCGCAGTCCACATCACTCGAAGCCAGGGGATGGTTAACAGACCTTTGGGACAAAGGTCCTGTGGAACTATTGACATTAGCCTTTGTTTTTCCAGCTGCTGCGGCGCACGGTTCTGCCTCTGTCGGCACAGAGCTGACACTTATATGATCAGAGGACCAGGCGGGGTGACTGCTGACCTTTTctttgcctgctgctctctcGTATTCTGCAACGctgaatttttgtttgtttcctgggTCAAACTCGTGGACCAGGGGCACTCCGGCGTCTAGAAAATGCTCCGCTTTCTCCAAACTAGCCGCCTCATCATTAATCTTCTCTTCGGAACATAATTCTTTATCTTTCAACTTGCCCTTGCAGACTTTCACAATGTCATACATGTGAAGGTAGCTCGCCGCAGCCAGCACATCTTCCACTGGGAGACTGTTGAATTCCAGCTTTCCCTCGTACATGAATTCAAGCAGCAGGCTGAAGGCAGGGGCTGTGACAATGTCACTGTTCAGATGCACAATATCCCTTTTGTCTAACTGGTCCCTGTAGAAAAGATGGAAGTACATACTGCAAGAGGCAAGAACGGCTCTGTGAGCTCTGAATTGAGCTTCTCCAACTAAAACAGTACAGTCACACAGGAAGCCCTGGTGACGCTGC is a window from the Zonotrichia albicollis isolate bZonAlb1 chromosome 6, bZonAlb1.hap1, whole genome shotgun sequence genome containing:
- the ZBTB42 gene encoding zinc finger and BTB domain-containing protein 42 is translated as MEFPDHSRQLLQCLSQQRHQGFLCDCTVLVGEAQFRAHRAVLASCSMYFHLFYRDQLDKRDIVHLNSDIVTAPAFSLLLEFMYEGKLEFNSLPVEDVLAAASYLHMYDIVKVCKGKLKDKELCSEEKINDEAASLEKAEHFLDAGVPLVHEFDPGNKQKFSVAEYERAAGKEKVSSHPAWSSDHISVSSVPTEAEPCAAAAGKTKANVNSSTGPLSQRSVNHPLASSDVDCALDLSFKPVPGRDSLHPSYVFGQLASDSQQQGTEPLVKDEQDLLSDQEDSEARSPESQHFGNSAKSLVTGLGHMFAGNGSSHAREEDIDQERDESEDDMDSSDISSGVLVPPGHICICPLCSKVFPSPHILQLHLSSHFRDKDGSRTRLSPDGSVPTCTLCGKTFSCMYTLKRHERTHSGEKPYTCGQCGKSFQYSHNLSRHAVVHTREKPHGCKWCERRFTQSGDLYRHIRKFHCGLVKSLVV